In the genome of Campylobacteraceae bacterium, one region contains:
- a CDS encoding L-seryl-tRNA(Sec) selenium transferase, producing MVLLKSIPKIDKFINDKDFKPYSTKLLTKIVKEKIDTLRQNILNETINEVNLEALKQEIIKEYESIIKPSLRPLINATGVIIHTNLGRSLINEKTFENIKKVLTSYNNLEYDVEKGKRGERYTHISKVICSLLDCEDVLIVNNNASAVFLILNTFAKNKEVIVSRGELVEIGGSFRVPEVMAQSGAILKEVGATNKTHLYDYEDNINENTAMLMKVHKSNYSIEGFTSEVSCLELVTLAKEKKLIDYYDMGSGHLVDLPYNLDQDEPSVLKLLENKPSLLSFSGDKLLGSVQAGIIVGKKELISKLKKNHLLRMLRVDKITLAILEENVKSILLDKKEDIPTLEMLFTSTEVLEARALRVQEAIKDICQTSIFKTHTVIGGGTTPNKKIPTIVLSLAFKNYKENKIEKLLRSKGVIGRMEKEQYLLDFRAIKENELETLISIIKEIINE from the coding sequence ATGGTTTTATTAAAATCCATACCGAAGATTGATAAGTTTATCAATGACAAAGACTTTAAACCTTATTCAACAAAACTTCTTACTAAAATTGTAAAAGAAAAAATTGATACTTTACGTCAGAACATTTTGAATGAAACAATAAATGAAGTAAATCTTGAAGCTTTAAAGCAAGAAATTATAAAAGAATATGAAAGTATTATCAAACCTTCTTTACGCCCATTAATAAACGCAACGGGTGTTATTATTCATACTAATTTAGGACGTTCATTAATCAATGAAAAAACTTTTGAAAATATCAAAAAAGTTCTTACTTCATATAACAATCTTGAATACGATGTGGAAAAAGGAAAACGAGGCGAGAGATATACTCATATTTCTAAAGTAATTTGTAGCCTTTTAGATTGTGAAGATGTTTTAATCGTAAATAACAATGCTTCTGCTGTATTTTTGATTTTAAATACTTTTGCAAAAAACAAAGAAGTAATAGTCTCACGTGGTGAGTTAGTTGAAATTGGAGGTTCTTTTAGGGTTCCAGAAGTAATGGCTCAAAGTGGTGCAATACTTAAAGAAGTTGGGGCTACTAATAAAACCCATCTTTATGATTATGAAGACAATATCAATGAAAATACAGCAATGCTAATGAAAGTACATAAATCCAACTACAGCATTGAAGGTTTTACGAGCGAAGTTTCATGTCTGGAATTGGTAACACTAGCAAAAGAGAAAAAGCTAATTGATTATTATGACATGGGAAGTGGTCATTTAGTTGATTTGCCTTATAATTTGGATCAAGATGAACCTTCTGTTTTAAAACTTTTAGAGAATAAACCTTCCTTACTTTCTTTTTCTGGCGATAAACTTTTGGGTTCTGTACAAGCTGGAATTATTGTAGGGAAAAAAGAACTTATATCAAAATTAAAAAAGAATCATCTTTTACGAATGTTAAGAGTGGATAAAATAACTTTGGCTATTTTAGAAGAAAATGTAAAATCAATTTTATTGGATAAAAAAGAAGACATTCCTACGCTGGAAATGTTGTTTACTTCTACAGAAGTACTTGAAGCACGAGCTTTAAGGGTTCAAGAAGCGATTAAAGATATATGCCAAACAAGTATTTTCAAAACACACACTGTAATAGGCGGTGGAACCACTCCTAATAAAAAAATACCTACTATTGTATTGTCTTTGGCATTTAAAAACTACAAAGAAAATAAAATAGAAAAACTATTACGCTCAAAGGGAGTTATTGGAAGAATGGAAAAAGAACAATATCTTTTAGACTTTAGAGCCATCAAAGAAAATGAATTAGAAACATTGATTTCTATTATAAAAGAGATTATTAATGAGTAA
- a CDS encoding response regulator — translation MNETLFTQLKDYTVLCVEDEDGIRKRLVNTLKYYFKEIYDCNSGKEGYDLYLEYKPNIIITDIQMQNGNGIDLIKKIRKNDFSTKIILLTAFSNEEYLMDLINLKVNHFILKPLNSEKLLEGLLASFEDKLQQLIKLSDDIYLDSAKRELLYKNQNILLRKREKEFLELLYEYKDCCILTYSKIEERIWENKCMSSSALKTFIKELRKKLPHDIIVNIPQEGYKLL, via the coding sequence ATGAATGAAACCTTATTTACACAGTTAAAAGATTATACTGTTTTATGTGTTGAAGATGAAGATGGGATTAGAAAAAGGTTGGTTAATACCTTGAAGTATTATTTCAAAGAAATTTATGATTGTAATTCGGGGAAAGAAGGTTATGACTTGTATTTAGAATACAAACCCAATATCATTATTACAGATATTCAAATGCAAAATGGCAATGGCATTGATTTGATTAAAAAAATACGTAAAAATGATTTTTCTACCAAAATAATTTTATTGACTGCTTTTTCTAATGAAGAGTATTTAATGGATTTAATCAATTTAAAAGTCAATCATTTTATTTTAAAACCACTTAATTCAGAAAAACTTCTAGAAGGACTATTGGCTTCTTTTGAAGATAAATTGCAACAGTTAATAAAACTAAGCGATGATATATATTTAGATTCTGCAAAAAGAGAGTTATTATACAAAAATCAAAACATATTATTAAGAAAAAGAGAAAAAGAGTTTTTGGAACTTTTATATGAATACAAAGATTGTTGCATTCTTACTTATTCAAAAATAGAAGAACGTATTTGGGAAAACAAATGTATGAGTTCCTCTGCTTTAAAAACCTTCATAAAAGAACTAAGAAAAAAACTTCCTCATGATATTATTGTGAATATTCCTCAAGAAGGGTATAAATTACTTTAA
- the selD gene encoding selenide, water dikinase SelD, translated as MDNQYKLTKFVRAAGCAAKMGPEDLKQTISALIPDNKNVLVGFENSEDAAVFKINEEEALVQTLDFITPVVDDPYIYGKIAAANSLSDVFAMGGRVLTAMNIVGFDAANFPKVVLDEMLRGGNDKIKECGGVLMGGHTIESPEMYYGLSVTGMIHPSRILKNNAGKIGHVLVLTKPIGLGILTTAIKRDLLEISTINHTVEIMESLNYFSSQLLEKYEVSACTDITGFGLLGHALESTASTHSYSIDSSLVPIIKESIQLCKDNVVPGGSRKNFKYLQNKIEYKNTIDDTIKTILCDAQTSGGLLIAMKEEDAKEYIKKIQDYSFGYATIIGQVIKKEEKELIIY; from the coding sequence ATGGATAATCAATATAAATTGACAAAATTCGTTAGAGCAGCTGGTTGTGCGGCTAAAATGGGTCCGGAGGATCTAAAACAAACGATAAGCGCACTTATTCCAGATAATAAAAATGTTCTAGTTGGCTTTGAAAACAGTGAAGATGCAGCTGTTTTTAAAATAAATGAGGAAGAAGCCCTTGTACAAACCTTAGATTTTATAACTCCTGTTGTAGATGATCCTTATATTTATGGAAAAATTGCAGCTGCAAATTCACTTTCTGATGTTTTTGCTATGGGAGGACGAGTTCTTACTGCTATGAATATAGTTGGTTTTGATGCAGCTAATTTCCCCAAAGTAGTTTTAGATGAAATGCTTCGTGGTGGAAATGATAAAATCAAAGAGTGTGGTGGAGTCTTAATGGGAGGGCATACTATTGAAAGCCCTGAAATGTATTATGGTTTAAGTGTAACAGGAATGATTCATCCCTCTCGCATCTTAAAAAACAATGCAGGAAAAATAGGACATGTCTTAGTCCTTACGAAACCCATTGGTTTAGGTATTTTAACCACTGCTATTAAAAGAGATTTACTTGAAATAAGTACTATTAATCATACAGTTGAGATAATGGAGAGTTTAAATTATTTTAGCTCACAATTATTAGAAAAGTATGAAGTAAGTGCTTGTACAGATATTACAGGTTTTGGATTATTAGGACATGCGCTGGAATCAACTGCTAGTACTCACTCTTATAGTATAGATTCATCATTAGTGCCTATTATTAAAGAATCGATACAACTTTGTAAGGACAATGTTGTTCCAGGGGGAAGTAGAAAAAATTTCAAATACCTGCAAAATAAAATCGAATATAAAAACACTATAGATGATACTATAAAAACTATTCTTTGTGATGCACAAACTTCTGGCGGTTTATTAATAGCTATGAAAGAAGAAGATGCAAAAGAATACATAAAGAAGATTCAAGATTATTCTTTTGGTTATGCCACTATTATAGGACAAGTCATAAAAAAAGAAGAAAAAGAACTGATAATCTATTAA
- a CDS encoding cache domain-containing protein, with protein MFKEKNLPTLIIYTPIIAVIFVTIFTIYLFVQNQNEYFLEESIRIEKEFNTKQKVLIKNQLNTIISYITTQEQLYTNAAIEKVIKRTVLLSTQLNQLYNDLNAEVNSSIQEDILSNLINSKISNDNYFFAFDISKNKLIQAKNKDIKREFKIDDKYFENYLFFEEGKLIQFEYSNKIVFIRYLPKLNWIIGNIENIQKDIDFIKKVSLSFISSIRFEKNGHFVVYDNKHVLLADAFRKDKIGQNQKDLSYNKEFPVQNIVHAALDSDLGSYVKSSWPKEKESNFSNKISYVQAFEKWNWILEAGLYVDDIQESILINKNKLEKRIKKYIQYVVIVSLLITFMIALLSVLMSRKIAQTFQDYQKNVQRKEEKLKMLNANLHRKVKIGIKEAQEKDRAMLHQSRLARLGTMISMIAHQWRQPLSEVSAILMEIETATKFKKLDEKLVLEGIKESDQLINYMSNTIDDFKNFFKPSKEKEDFLLDKACSNALSIVQASLNDYGIAIDISFDKKIIVNGYAREFSQVILNLLLNSRDVFEDKKVNDPRISLSTKQTDDYVYITVEDNAGGITEENINIIFEPYFTTKSSSKGTGLGLYMSKMIIEKNMNGQLSARNENNGAVFEIILRTKK; from the coding sequence ATGTTTAAAGAAAAAAATCTTCCAACACTTATCATTTATACACCAATAATAGCGGTGATTTTTGTAACCATTTTTACCATTTATTTGTTTGTACAAAACCAAAATGAATACTTTTTAGAAGAAAGTATACGCATAGAAAAAGAATTTAATACCAAACAAAAAGTACTTATAAAAAATCAACTCAATACTATTATTTCGTATATAACTACTCAAGAACAACTTTATACTAATGCCGCCATTGAAAAAGTAATTAAACGCACAGTGTTATTAAGTACTCAATTAAATCAACTCTATAATGATTTAAACGCGGAAGTAAATAGCAGCATACAAGAAGATATTTTAAGTAATTTAATCAATTCAAAAATTTCAAATGACAATTACTTTTTTGCTTTTGATATTTCAAAAAACAAACTCATTCAAGCAAAAAATAAAGATATTAAAAGAGAATTTAAAATTGATGATAAATATTTTGAAAACTATTTATTTTTTGAAGAAGGAAAATTAATACAATTTGAATACTCAAATAAAATTGTATTTATACGCTATTTACCAAAACTTAACTGGATTATAGGAAATATTGAAAATATTCAAAAAGACATTGATTTTATTAAAAAAGTATCTTTATCTTTTATTTCAAGCATTCGTTTTGAAAAAAATGGCCATTTTGTTGTATATGATAATAAGCATGTACTATTAGCAGACGCTTTTAGAAAAGATAAAATCGGTCAAAACCAAAAAGACCTTTCTTATAATAAAGAATTTCCTGTGCAAAATATTGTACATGCGGCCCTTGATTCTGATCTTGGCTCTTATGTAAAGTCTTCTTGGCCTAAAGAAAAAGAATCAAATTTTTCTAATAAAATCTCTTATGTGCAGGCTTTTGAAAAGTGGAATTGGATATTAGAGGCGGGTTTATATGTAGATGATATCCAAGAATCCATCTTAATTAATAAAAATAAACTTGAAAAAAGAATAAAAAAATACATACAATATGTAGTTATTGTATCGCTTTTAATTACATTTATGATTGCTTTATTGTCTGTACTAATGTCAAGAAAAATTGCACAAACTTTTCAAGATTATCAAAAAAATGTTCAAAGAAAAGAAGAAAAACTCAAAATGTTAAATGCCAATTTACACAGAAAAGTAAAAATTGGAATAAAAGAAGCACAAGAAAAAGATAGGGCTATGTTACATCAATCAAGACTTGCAAGGCTTGGAACTATGATATCAATGATTGCCCATCAATGGAGACAGCCTTTAAGTGAAGTATCTGCAATTTTAATGGAGATAGAAACAGCAACAAAGTTTAAAAAGCTCGACGAAAAACTAGTTCTTGAAGGCATTAAAGAATCGGATCAATTAATAAACTATATGTCAAATACTATTGATGATTTTAAAAACTTTTTTAAACCAAGTAAAGAAAAAGAAGACTTTCTTCTTGATAAGGCCTGCTCTAATGCCCTAAGTATTGTACAAGCTTCATTAAATGATTATGGAATAGCTATTGATATATCTTTTGATAAAAAAATTATTGTAAATGGTTATGCACGGGAGTTTTCACAAGTTATCCTAAATCTTTTACTTAACAGCAGAGATGTTTTTGAAGATAAAAAAGTAAATGACCCAAGAATAAGTCTAAGTACTAAACAAACAGATGATTATGTTTATATTACTGTAGAAGATAATGCAGGCGGTATTACTGAAGAAAATATAAATATTATCTTTGAGCCTTATTTTACTACAAAAAGTTCTTCAAAGGGTACTGGTTTAGGATTATATATGTCAAAAATGATTATAGAAAAAAATATGAATGGACAACTAAGCGCTAGAAACGAAAATAATGGCGCAGTATTTGAAATAATTTTAAGGACAAAAAAATGA
- a CDS encoding AAA family ATPase, giving the protein MTLTNEQETIINSKELSFKINAVAGSGKTTTLLEYAQKNTHLKILYLAYNKSLQTSLMNKLSSYDLSHMHVSTIHSLAYKRIQAHNYVLCSDLKMQVLEYNLCEFERKVNQRNSYYPIPEYLALIKDLVNFYCNSSIIALNEALLKAYKQQSDLGAKIIELISKDESRVLAHLKYILSAMKNKKIEATHDFYLKMFYLNKTACSNLGYDLILVDEAQDISDVMIRIVENQNVRRVYIGDSFQQIYSFRYATNALAKIDLPAFTLSKSFRFGDEYAKSLSKSLNSLYKKCGSSSLYLEGTQNETKMGEKHLDLNKPICVIARTTFGLIQKIVHYIHDNKKIYFEGGYGGYSFMNPMVYSIFYLKQKKNDKITLPEIKEFETIAELEEFAKDTKNQDYLNIIKFINTYGDNIFEINKKIKNRLVLDKNKADIIFTTTHKSKGLEYEQIILADDFISKKEITNEKSKMSDMQKAEELNIYYVAATRAKKVAVLASLELTYVYKEDDNFDFKAKKTPKKTSSSKMKKMQEQWLSKNKTKKSDAF; this is encoded by the coding sequence ATGACCTTAACCAACGAACAAGAAACTATAATTAATTCCAAAGAATTGTCTTTTAAAATAAATGCAGTTGCAGGAAGTGGAAAAACCACAACACTTTTAGAATATGCACAAAAGAACACTCATTTAAAGATTTTGTATCTGGCGTATAACAAGTCTTTACAAACTTCACTAATGAATAAACTAAGTTCTTATGATCTAAGTCACATGCATGTTAGCACCATCCATTCACTTGCTTATAAAAGAATCCAAGCCCATAACTATGTTTTATGTTCTGATTTAAAAATGCAAGTCTTAGAATACAATTTATGTGAATTTGAACGAAAAGTGAATCAAAGAAACTCGTATTACCCAATTCCTGAATACCTAGCCCTAATAAAAGACTTGGTTAATTTTTATTGTAACAGTTCAATTATTGCTTTAAATGAAGCCCTTTTAAAAGCCTACAAACAACAAAGTGATTTGGGGGCTAAGATAATTGAGCTTATTTCAAAAGATGAGTCTAGAGTTCTAGCTCACCTTAAATACATTTTATCTGCTATGAAGAATAAAAAAATAGAAGCTACCCATGATTTTTATTTAAAAATGTTTTATTTAAATAAAACGGCCTGTTCTAATTTGGGTTATGATTTAATACTTGTAGATGAAGCACAAGATATTTCTGATGTAATGATACGAATAGTTGAGAATCAAAATGTAAGACGGGTTTATATTGGAGATTCATTTCAACAAATATATTCTTTTAGATATGCTACGAATGCACTGGCCAAAATTGATTTACCTGCTTTTACTTTAAGTAAAAGTTTTAGATTTGGAGATGAATATGCAAAAAGCTTATCAAAAAGTTTAAACAGTTTGTATAAAAAATGTGGCTCATCTTCTTTATATTTAGAAGGTACACAAAATGAAACCAAAATGGGTGAAAAACACTTAGATTTAAATAAACCAATTTGTGTAATAGCACGAACTACTTTTGGTTTAATACAAAAAATAGTGCATTATATTCATGACAATAAAAAGATTTATTTTGAAGGGGGATATGGAGGATATTCTTTTATGAACCCTATGGTTTATTCTATTTTTTATTTAAAACAAAAAAAGAATGACAAAATTACACTTCCCGAAATTAAAGAGTTTGAAACCATAGCTGAGCTTGAAGAATTTGCAAAAGATACCAAAAACCAAGATTATTTGAACATCATAAAATTCATTAATACCTATGGGGATAATATTTTTGAAATCAACAAAAAAATCAAGAACAGACTGGTACTTGATAAAAATAAAGCTGATATTATTTTTACGACTACGCATAAATCTAAGGGTTTAGAATACGAGCAAATAATCTTAGCAGATGATTTTATAAGTAAAAAAGAAATCACGAATGAAAAAAGCAAAATGAGTGATATGCAAAAAGCAGAAGAACTTAATATTTATTATGTTGCAGCTACAAGAGCAAAAAAAGTAGCCGTTTTGGCTTCTTTAGAATTAACGTATGTGTATAAAGAAGATGATAATTTTGATTTCAAAGCTAAAAAAACACCTAAAAAAACGTCTTCTTCAAAAATGAAAAAAATGCAAGAACAATGGTTATCAAAAAATAAAACAAAAAAATCAGACGCTTTTTAA
- the selB gene encoding selenocysteine-specific translation elongation factor, protein MSNYIIGTCGHIDHGKTALIKALNGYEGDTTKEEKDRGITIDLSFSHISQNEKNVAFIDVPGHEKLIKNMIAGAFSFDCVMVVVSAAEGIKPQTIEHLEILKLIGIKKALVVITKKDLVDEETLKIKEKEIVSFVQEYEFDIEKSFCVSIYDEASIAHLKEELFTLNASTKEKENFFRYYVDRVFSSKGAGTIVTGTVLGNEISVNEKIYLCDIKKEVKIKNLQVHSHDVETAFISNRCAINLSGVDTNKIQRGSVLSKKGFLRGFFSIDVSFKALKGLSLTHNRIYTIYLGAKKFEAKVLLFSSTDSLEVGYATIKASSEIFSIYGEKLILREGNRTIAGANILNPVVDPMKKQQKLKMLEALNKQDIKEAYQILLTAHKKGLGLVSSAQRFALSHEEALKIANSLDASFVDEKDLIIYPAETKAYIKEIVSNIYTKNQYALLSIASIKLRLKWASESFILLAINELIEEKLLKKDGNLYINANIKESFQDSLENIVLERLEKEGFTPTAPYNIYDELDLDRKLGDDILKALCAKKHVIRMAHNLFIHAQSLNKIVKSMNEIIKEEGYIEIKNFKEKYPMSRKYLVAYLDYLDNFSQIKKVDNKRCFA, encoded by the coding sequence ATGAGTAATTATATTATTGGAACCTGTGGTCATATTGATCATGGTAAAACAGCTTTAATAAAAGCGTTAAACGGTTACGAAGGTGATACAACAAAAGAAGAAAAAGACAGAGGAATTACTATTGATTTGTCTTTTTCTCATATTTCACAAAATGAAAAGAATGTGGCTTTTATTGATGTACCTGGACATGAAAAACTGATCAAAAATATGATTGCAGGAGCTTTTTCTTTTGATTGTGTGATGGTTGTTGTAAGTGCTGCTGAGGGAATAAAACCTCAAACCATTGAGCATTTAGAAATTCTTAAATTAATTGGTATTAAAAAAGCTTTAGTTGTAATTACTAAAAAAGATTTAGTTGATGAAGAAACGCTTAAAATAAAAGAAAAAGAAATTGTTTCTTTTGTACAAGAATATGAATTTGATATTGAAAAATCTTTTTGTGTCTCAATTTATGATGAAGCTTCAATAGCACATTTAAAAGAAGAACTATTTACACTAAATGCTAGCACTAAAGAAAAAGAAAACTTTTTTAGATATTACGTTGATAGAGTATTTTCAAGCAAGGGTGCTGGAACTATTGTAACGGGAACTGTTTTAGGAAATGAAATATCTGTAAATGAAAAAATATATCTTTGTGATATTAAAAAAGAAGTTAAAATTAAAAACCTGCAAGTTCATTCACATGATGTTGAAACGGCTTTTATTTCAAACAGATGTGCAATAAATCTCTCTGGTGTTGATACCAATAAAATTCAAAGAGGTAGCGTTTTATCTAAAAAAGGTTTTTTAAGAGGATTTTTTTCAATTGATGTGAGTTTCAAAGCCTTAAAAGGCTTGAGTTTAACCCATAATAGAATTTATACTATTTATTTGGGTGCTAAAAAGTTTGAAGCAAAAGTGCTCCTTTTTTCATCTACTGATTCACTGGAAGTTGGGTATGCAACGATTAAAGCAAGCTCTGAGATTTTCTCAATCTATGGGGAAAAACTTATTTTAAGAGAAGGCAATCGTACAATTGCAGGAGCAAACATTTTAAATCCTGTAGTTGATCCCATGAAAAAACAGCAAAAACTTAAAATGTTAGAAGCTTTGAATAAACAAGATATCAAAGAAGCGTATCAAATATTATTAACTGCTCATAAAAAAGGCCTTGGGTTAGTCTCTTCTGCCCAAAGATTTGCTCTTTCACATGAAGAAGCATTAAAGATTGCAAACTCTTTAGATGCATCTTTTGTGGATGAAAAGGATTTAATTATTTATCCTGCAGAAACGAAAGCCTATATCAAAGAAATTGTAAGTAATATTTATACTAAAAATCAATATGCCCTACTTTCTATTGCATCTATTAAACTAAGACTTAAGTGGGCAAGTGAAAGTTTTATTCTGCTTGCTATTAATGAATTAATTGAAGAAAAACTGCTTAAAAAAGATGGTAATTTATATATCAATGCCAATATCAAAGAGAGTTTTCAAGACAGCTTAGAAAATATTGTATTAGAGCGTTTGGAAAAAGAAGGTTTTACCCCAACTGCTCCTTATAATATCTATGATGAATTAGATTTGGATAGAAAACTTGGAGATGATATTTTAAAAGCTTTGTGTGCTAAAAAACATGTTATTAGAATGGCTCACAATCTTTTTATTCATGCTCAATCTCTAAATAAAATTGTAAAAAGCATGAATGAGATTATAAAAGAAGAAGGTTATATTGAAATTAAAAACTTCAAAGAAAAATATCCTATGTCAAGAAAATATCTGGTTGCTTATTTGGATTATTTAGACAATTTCTCACAAATTAAAAAAGTAGATAATAAAAGGTGTTTTGCTTAA
- a CDS encoding TetR/AcrR family transcriptional regulator: protein MTKQEKREIRDKLILENARMIVKRDGIIEFKMSEIAKASKISIGTLYIHFISKEDVLLALACQNIVEVKAFFQEISKLDCSNKEKLLAFTFTSHIRRAKESYISELEQLVTNTSIRNRASKYKIQEHDSLIQEAVLLVKSILLEAIKENSPKAENTEGICDNLLFGLWSLSLGSLSILELNIFKKHDLDINNPLIVNASCLINSYLKDKPLDHKNINHIIEETKNLIKKGIQC, encoded by the coding sequence ATGACAAAACAAGAAAAACGAGAAATAAGAGATAAATTAATCTTAGAAAATGCACGTATGATTGTAAAAAGAGATGGAATTATTGAATTTAAAATGTCTGAAATTGCAAAAGCATCTAAAATTTCAATTGGTACTTTATACATTCATTTCATCAGTAAAGAAGATGTTTTACTGGCACTTGCTTGCCAAAATATTGTTGAAGTAAAAGCTTTTTTTCAAGAGATATCAAAACTTGATTGTTCTAATAAAGAAAAACTTCTTGCTTTTACGTTTACTTCTCATATTAGACGAGCAAAAGAAAGTTATATCTCCGAATTAGAACAGTTAGTTACCAATACAAGTATTAGAAATAGAGCCTCAAAATACAAAATACAAGAACATGATTCTCTCATTCAAGAAGCAGTGTTACTTGTCAAAAGCATTCTCTTAGAAGCCATAAAAGAAAACAGTCCAAAAGCTGAAAATACAGAAGGCATATGCGATAATTTATTATTTGGTTTATGGTCTTTGAGTTTAGGTTCTTTGAGTATATTGGAATTAAATATTTTTAAAAAGCACGACTTAGATATTAACAACCCTTTAATAGTAAATGCAAGTTGTTTAATTAATTCTTATTTAAAAGATAAACCACTAGATCACAAAAATATTAATCATATTATAGAAGAAACAAAAAACCTGATAAAAAAAGGAATTCAATGCTAA
- a CDS encoding recombinase family protein has translation MNIAYIGVSKNKSDSLIQKKAIINYALKKDLCIDEYISIDLLSKKEKMDTEVHDFFTSFKEKDLLVIYEMSKLGRSTQEVLQLISKLLNKKIILHFIKEDLFINPNNTKDLRNQTIINLLGIISRLEKEVLSNRVKEALSIRKEKGLALGKPKGVNQKSKYDVHKERIVELKDLGVSLSQIINKHLKPVMESCTVQSLSTYLKRRSL, from the coding sequence ATGAATATAGCTTATATTGGAGTATCTAAAAATAAAAGTGATAGCTTGATACAAAAAAAAGCAATAATAAACTATGCCTTAAAAAAAGACTTATGTATTGATGAATATATATCTATTGATTTGCTTTCTAAAAAAGAAAAAATGGATACGGAAGTTCACGATTTTTTCACTTCTTTTAAAGAAAAGGATCTACTTGTTATTTACGAAATGAGTAAATTAGGAAGAAGTACTCAAGAAGTACTGCAGCTAATTTCTAAACTTCTAAATAAGAAAATCATTTTGCATTTTATAAAAGAAGATTTGTTTATTAATCCCAATAATACAAAAGACTTAAGGAATCAAACCATAATAAATTTACTTGGAATCATTTCAAGATTAGAAAAAGAAGTGCTTTCAAACAGAGTAAAAGAAGCATTAAGTATTAGAAAAGAAAAAGGTTTAGCTCTAGGCAAACCAAAAGGTGTGAACCAAAAATCTAAATATGACGTGCATAAAGAACGTATTGTTGAATTAAAAGACTTAGGCGTATCCTTAAGTCAAATCATCAACAAACATTTAAAGCCTGTTATGGAAAGTTGTACGGTTCAGAGTTTATCAACGTATTTAAAAAGAAGGAGTTTATAA